The following are from one region of the Schistocerca cancellata isolate TAMUIC-IGC-003103 chromosome 11, iqSchCanc2.1, whole genome shotgun sequence genome:
- the LOC126108557 gene encoding uncharacterized protein LOC126108557: MSTVKVGYYFNEDCSLFLSKFKDKGSLQFDAFAAVWQEMKFSFVLTQWKYLGEMQEIVEEYLKVCKRIWLKSETVEERVCGLYLLRAIYLKQPAARYMKISLSHDDWQCLKHFLYLIKDFQQNETRYVLQELFELNAFVFSVPDCTLAEGKEDVGLLESLGTQFTKVQTQYREMFSALEQENKEYNEQRRACLRVYPELSSFSNAETDSLVGQLMERLTVFEDEVSKVGDDFNEANVTVIEDVERRTSMKRKRISYRVKAVGDCCETEESSESGDDSNILDMPQLHSEDSDEGVEDEETCDVPIARRVDKGDVHMSDFELSSVSSEDDEGSSKCTAATGSSKDGPATAVGPKPGAASKPTPQPPAARRGRRFGRRSAR, encoded by the exons ATGAGTACTGTGAAAGTCGGTTATTATTTTAATGAAGATTGCAGTCTGTTCTTGTCGAAATTTAAAGACAAGGGCTCCTTACAATTTGACGCTTTCGCTGCTGTATGGCAAGAAATGAAGTTTTCTTTCGTCCTGACACAGTGGAAATATTTGGGTGAGATGCAAGAGATTGTGGAGGAATACTTAAAAGTTTGCAAGAGGATTTGGCTGAAGTCGGAAACAGTGGAGGAACGTGTTTGTGGTCTGTACTTACTGCGAGCAATTTATCTTAAACAACCTGCAGCCCGGTACATGAAGATCAGCCTGTCTCACGATGATTGgcagtgtctgaaacattttttgtacTTAATAAAGGATTTTCAGCAAAATGAAACTAGATATGTACTACAAGAATTGTTCGAATTGAACGCATTTGTCTTCAGTGTACCCGACTGTACGCTGGCAGAAGGCAAAGAAGACGTTGGCCTCTTAGAGTCTCTGGGGACTCAGTTTACTAAAGTACAAACGCAATACAGGGAGATGTTCTCGGCGTTGGAGCAAGAAAATAAGGAATACAATGAACAGAGAAGAGCGTGCCTGCGAGTTTATCCGGAACTCAGTTCGTTCTCAAATGccgaaactgatagtttggtaggaCAGCTTATGGAAAGATTGACGGTGTTCGAAGATGAAGTCAGCAAAGTAGGGGATGATTTTAATGAAGCAAATGTGACTGTCATTGAAGACGTGGAAAGGAGGACATCGATGAAAAGAAAGAGGATTTCATATCGGGTGAAAGCGGTTGGTGATTGCTGCGAAACTGAAGAAAGCAGTGAGAGTGGAGACGACAGCAATATTTTAGATATGCCACAACTTCATTCCGAAGACAGCGATGAAGGAGTGGAAGACGAAGAGACGTGTGACGTTCCTATCGCCCGTCGCGTGGATAAAGGTGACGTTCATATGAGCGACTTCGAGTTGTCGTCTGTTTCTTCAGAGGACGACGAAGGATCGTCGAAATGCACCGCAGCTACAGG CAGCAGCAAGGATGGCCCTGCCACTGCAGTGGGTCCGAAACCTGGGGCAGCCAGTAAACCGACGCCTCAGCCACCGGCTGCCCGGCGAGGCAGGcgattcggccgtcgctctgcacGGTAG